The following proteins are co-located in the Fimbriiglobus ruber genome:
- a CDS encoding NADPH-dependent assimilatory sulfite reductase hemoprotein subunit gives MSTDTTTAPATAPKLSPVEGIKESSQYLRGTLPEEVAANTDHFSEDAKQLIKFHGSYQQEDRDARKNRPKGGATGKAYMMMIRLKLPGGVLSAGQYLAMDDLAGQYANSTLRFTTRQSIQFHGILKSNLKATIAGINEALVTTLGGCGDVNRNVMTCPAPTGDPVRTQMSDLCGKIAEHLAPKSGKKSYYEIWLNGESVTPPDTAEEAEPIYGKVYLPRKFKIGFAMPYDNCTDIHAQCLGFLAITENGKPVGYNLMVGGGQGQTNSMPDTYPLLSQSVAYLDPDEVVIAAEAVAKLYRDHGNRADRKRARLKYVMHDWGVEKFRAVFARDYWEKPLRMPKDAPITELDLHHGWHPQADGKWFLGLSVENGRVKDEGNYRLRSGLRAIVSKVKCSVRLTPQQDALLCDIDLANKATVDSLLNEYGIPRPENLSLVRKWSMACPAIPTCGLAITESERSLPGLVDNLHTALTDLGLDREPISVRMTGCPNGCARPYQSEIGLVGRGGTKYTVYIGGDRIGRRLNAEVEDSVPIDQIVPKLSSVFRAFKDERTNGEDFGGYCDRIGLERLKSLFSTK, from the coding sequence ATGTCCACGGACACCACTACCGCTCCCGCAACGGCTCCCAAGCTGTCGCCGGTGGAGGGGATCAAGGAAAGTAGCCAATACCTCCGCGGAACTTTGCCGGAAGAAGTCGCCGCTAACACGGACCACTTCTCCGAAGACGCGAAGCAACTGATCAAGTTCCACGGCAGCTACCAGCAGGAAGACCGGGACGCGCGAAAGAACCGGCCCAAGGGCGGGGCCACCGGCAAGGCGTACATGATGATGATCCGCCTCAAACTCCCCGGCGGGGTGCTATCGGCGGGCCAGTACCTGGCGATGGACGACCTCGCCGGCCAGTACGCGAACTCCACGCTCCGCTTCACGACCCGGCAGAGCATCCAGTTCCACGGCATCCTGAAGTCGAACCTCAAGGCCACGATCGCCGGCATCAACGAGGCCCTCGTCACCACCCTCGGCGGCTGTGGGGACGTGAACCGGAACGTCATGACTTGCCCGGCCCCAACCGGCGACCCGGTCCGCACGCAGATGAGTGACCTGTGCGGGAAGATCGCCGAACACCTCGCGCCGAAGAGCGGGAAGAAATCGTACTACGAGATCTGGCTGAACGGCGAGTCGGTGACCCCGCCTGATACGGCCGAGGAAGCCGAGCCGATTTACGGGAAGGTCTACTTGCCGCGGAAGTTCAAAATCGGCTTCGCGATGCCCTACGACAACTGCACGGACATCCACGCGCAGTGCCTCGGCTTCCTCGCGATCACCGAGAACGGCAAGCCGGTCGGGTACAACCTGATGGTCGGTGGCGGGCAGGGGCAGACGAACAGCATGCCCGACACGTATCCCTTGCTCTCGCAGTCCGTCGCGTACCTCGATCCGGACGAAGTGGTGATCGCCGCCGAAGCCGTGGCCAAACTCTACCGCGACCACGGCAACCGGGCGGACCGGAAGCGGGCGCGGTTGAAGTACGTGATGCACGACTGGGGGGTCGAGAAGTTCCGCGCGGTGTTCGCCCGCGACTACTGGGAGAAGCCGCTGCGGATGCCGAAGGACGCCCCGATCACCGAACTCGACCTGCACCACGGCTGGCACCCGCAGGCAGACGGGAAGTGGTTCCTCGGCCTGAGCGTCGAGAACGGGCGCGTCAAGGACGAGGGGAACTACCGCCTCCGGTCCGGCCTGCGGGCGATCGTCTCGAAGGTCAAGTGCAGCGTCCGTCTGACGCCGCAACAGGATGCCTTGTTGTGCGACATCGACCTGGCGAACAAGGCCACAGTCGATTCACTACTCAACGAGTACGGCATTCCGCGACCGGAGAACCTGTCGCTCGTCCGCAAGTGGAGCATGGCCTGCCCGGCTATCCCGACCTGCGGCCTGGCAATCACCGAGTCTGAGCGAAGTCTGCCGGGCCTCGTCGATAACCTGCACACGGCTCTGACCGATCTCGGCCTGGACCGGGAGCCGATCAGCGTGCGGATGACCGGGTGCCCGAACGGGTGCGCTCGGCCGTACCAGAGCGAGATCGGCCTCGTCGGCCGCGGCGGCACGAAATACACGGTGTACATCGGCGGTGACCGAATCGGCCGTCGGTTGAACGCCGAGGTCGAAGACTCGGTCCCGATCGACCAGATCGTCCCGAAACTCTCCTCCGTCTTCCGCGCGTTCAAAGACGAGCGGACGAACGGCGAGGACTTCGGCGGGTACTGTGATCGGATCGGCCTCGAACGTCTGAAGTCCCTTTTCAGCACGAAGTAA
- a CDS encoding uracil-DNA glycosylase: protein MTDTPSSGPNPTRQVKQYLAALRAAGVEYVPIAPPLVIEQAAPEELTGPTLATPAALFDAAEGLPTTLEGRRKALELLAAEVEQCEKCPEMFSTRTQTVFGVGNIVPELCFVGEAPGADEDRQGEPFVGAAGQLLNKIIAAMGMSREEVFICNTVKCRPPCRTGNVPPTPKQRENCRPFFERQIELLQPKFICCLGATAAQNVLNTTMGIFKLRGRFHEYKGIPVLCTLHPSFLLREPGAKKDCWDDMKMLLRRMGRPIPGPGGK, encoded by the coding sequence ATGACCGACACGCCTTCTTCCGGCCCGAACCCCACCCGTCAAGTGAAGCAATACCTCGCCGCGCTCCGCGCGGCCGGGGTTGAGTACGTCCCGATTGCTCCTCCACTGGTTATCGAGCAAGCCGCGCCGGAAGAATTGACGGGACCGACTCTTGCCACCCCCGCGGCTTTGTTTGACGCCGCCGAAGGCCTTCCGACCACTTTGGAAGGGCGGCGGAAGGCGCTCGAACTTTTGGCCGCCGAGGTGGAGCAGTGCGAGAAGTGTCCGGAAATGTTCTCGACACGCACTCAAACCGTGTTCGGAGTCGGGAATATCGTGCCCGAATTATGCTTCGTCGGGGAAGCGCCCGGGGCGGACGAAGACCGCCAGGGCGAGCCGTTTGTCGGGGCAGCCGGTCAGTTGCTCAACAAGATCATCGCGGCGATGGGTATGTCCCGCGAGGAAGTATTCATCTGCAACACAGTCAAGTGTCGTCCGCCGTGCCGGACTGGTAACGTTCCACCGACACCCAAGCAGCGCGAGAACTGCCGCCCGTTTTTCGAGCGACAAATTGAACTCCTTCAACCCAAATTCATTTGCTGTCTCGGTGCCACGGCCGCACAAAACGTGCTGAATACGACGATGGGGATTTTTAAACTTCGCGGCCGGTTCCACGAATACAAAGGCATTCCGGTGCTGTGTACACTGCACCCGTCCTTTTTGTTGCGGGAGCCGGGAGCCAAGAAAGACTGCTGGGACGATATGAAGATGTTGCTTCGACGGATGGGTCGCCCGATTCCCGGCCCCGGCGGGAAGTGA
- a CDS encoding DUF1501 domain-containing protein, with protein sequence MLSLRDTSHRSSFGSTRREWLRAGGLSALGLSLPELFRARAAGSEGGGKRAKNCIVLFLMGGPPQHSTWDPKPDAPAEVRGEFGPIDTNVPGVRICSLFPLVSRHADKLCFLRAVSTGDNAHSSSGYYMLTGVPHSPMNAENVNPGPPNDWPTIGAVVRRLRGDSGGLPSAVRLPMHIFNTDNSVWPGQDAGFLGRASDPWLFRCEPAAPAFRIPEFNLTADVPINRLGDRRGLLHRLDRSLAATTHSLSWDGYDPLRDRAFDLLGSAKARAAFDLGRESPAMRDRYGRTHFGQSCLLARRLIEAGVGLVHVNWFRGPDEPSDAPCWDSHANESQRLKTVLAPTADRAIAVLLEDLTQLGLLDETLVVCASEFGRTPRLNGRGGRDHWGHVFSVALAGGGIKGGQVYGSSDKHGGQPSEGRVTPQDLTATVLHCLGYEPHTEIRDTLGRPLAVSKGEVIRAII encoded by the coding sequence ATGTTAAGTCTCCGCGACACAAGCCACCGATCCTCCTTCGGGTCAACACGCCGGGAATGGCTCCGCGCGGGCGGCTTGTCTGCTCTCGGCCTGTCGTTGCCCGAGTTGTTTCGCGCGCGAGCGGCCGGCTCGGAAGGGGGCGGGAAACGGGCGAAGAATTGCATCGTGTTGTTTCTGATGGGCGGACCGCCACAGCATTCGACCTGGGACCCCAAGCCGGACGCACCGGCGGAGGTTCGCGGCGAGTTCGGCCCCATCGACACTAACGTGCCCGGCGTCAGGATCTGCTCCCTCTTCCCTCTTGTGTCTCGCCACGCGGACAAACTATGTTTCCTCCGAGCCGTTTCCACAGGCGACAACGCCCACTCGTCCAGCGGCTACTACATGCTGACCGGCGTGCCGCATTCCCCGATGAACGCCGAGAACGTCAACCCCGGCCCGCCGAACGATTGGCCGACGATAGGGGCCGTCGTTCGGCGACTCCGCGGCGACAGCGGCGGACTGCCGTCCGCGGTCCGCCTACCCATGCACATTTTCAACACGGACAACTCCGTCTGGCCGGGCCAGGACGCCGGGTTCCTCGGCCGCGCCAGCGACCCGTGGCTCTTCCGCTGCGAACCGGCCGCGCCCGCTTTTCGCATCCCGGAATTCAATCTCACGGCGGACGTTCCCATAAACCGCTTGGGCGACCGCCGCGGCCTGCTCCATCGACTCGACCGCAGCCTTGCCGCAACAACACACAGCCTCTCGTGGGATGGCTACGACCCCTTGAGGGACCGGGCCTTCGACCTCCTCGGGTCCGCGAAGGCGCGAGCGGCGTTCGATCTGGGGCGAGAATCACCGGCGATGCGTGACCGGTACGGGCGGACCCACTTCGGCCAAAGCTGCTTGCTCGCCCGGCGGCTGATCGAAGCCGGGGTGGGGTTGGTTCACGTCAACTGGTTCCGCGGTCCGGACGAACCATCCGACGCCCCGTGCTGGGATTCCCACGCGAACGAGAGCCAGCGGCTAAAAACCGTACTCGCGCCGACGGCAGACCGGGCGATCGCGGTACTGCTCGAAGATTTGACTCAGTTGGGTCTACTGGACGAAACACTGGTCGTGTGTGCCTCCGAGTTCGGACGGACGCCGCGGTTGAACGGCCGCGGTGGACGGGACCACTGGGGTCACGTCTTCTCGGTTGCGTTGGCTGGAGGCGGGATCAAGGGCGGACAGGTTTACGGCTCGTCGGACAAGCACGGCGGTCAGCCGAGCGAAGGTCGGGTTACGCCGCAGGATTTGACGGCCACCGTATTACATTGCCTCGGCTACGAGCCTCACACAGAAATCCGAGATACTTTGGGGCGGCCGCTCGCGGTGAGCAAAGGTGAGGTGATCCGCGCGATCATCTAG
- a CDS encoding DUF2891 domain-containing protein translates to MPATHSAEPTPAPKQAGSLTKEQASAFARLALKGIDKEYPHKPGVVWAAAADIKNPKALHPAFHGCYDWHSSVHGHWLLASVLKRFPDMAEAKQIRTILGQHLTAENLKTEAAYFTRADAKSFERPYGWTWLLKLAEELHDWDDADARNWSANLKPLAELIASRYVEFFPKQTYPIRSGVHSNTAFGLSFAHDYARTVGDKKLQAAIENRARAYFGADENAPARWEPDGADFLSPSLCEADLMRRVLPAAEFRVWLSKYLPGAAKGEPASLFAPATVTDRTDPQLVHLDGLNLSRAWCMKGIASVLSVDDPVRTKLLESASKHAEAGLKHVASGDYAGEHWLASFATHMLSVE, encoded by the coding sequence ATGCCCGCCACCCATTCGGCCGAGCCGACCCCCGCGCCCAAGCAAGCCGGTTCGCTCACCAAGGAGCAGGCGTCGGCGTTCGCGCGGCTCGCCCTCAAGGGGATCGACAAGGAATACCCGCACAAGCCGGGTGTGGTCTGGGCCGCGGCTGCCGACATCAAGAACCCGAAGGCTCTCCACCCGGCGTTCCACGGCTGCTACGACTGGCACTCCTCCGTCCACGGGCACTGGCTGCTCGCCAGCGTGTTGAAGCGCTTTCCCGACATGGCTGAGGCGAAACAAATCCGCACAATCCTCGGTCAGCACCTCACGGCCGAGAACCTCAAAACCGAGGCGGCGTACTTCACGCGAGCCGACGCGAAATCATTCGAGAGGCCTTACGGCTGGACCTGGCTGCTGAAGCTGGCCGAGGAACTCCACGACTGGGACGACGCGGACGCCCGCAACTGGTCGGCCAACCTGAAACCGCTCGCCGAACTGATCGCGTCGCGATATGTCGAGTTTTTCCCCAAGCAAACTTACCCGATCCGCTCGGGCGTCCACTCGAACACGGCTTTCGGGCTGTCGTTCGCTCACGACTATGCCCGCACGGTCGGCGACAAGAAGCTACAAGCCGCGATCGAGAATCGGGCGCGGGCGTATTTCGGCGCAGACGAAAACGCACCGGCACGCTGGGAACCGGACGGGGCGGACTTCCTTTCGCCGAGTTTGTGCGAAGCCGACTTGATGAGGCGGGTGCTGCCGGCCGCCGAGTTTCGGGTGTGGCTGAGTAAGTATCTTCCGGGCGCGGCAAAGGGCGAGCCCGCGTCACTCTTCGCGCCCGCCACCGTCACCGACCGAACCGACCCGCAACTCGTTCACCTCGACGGGCTAAACTTGAGTCGAGCCTGGTGCATGAAAGGCATCGCGTCGGTTCTGTCGGTCGACGACCCTGTACGAACGAAACTGCTCGAATCCGCGTCGAAGCACGCTGAGGCTGGATTAAAGCACGTCGCGAGCGGCGACTACGCTGGCGAACACTGGCTCGCCTCATTCGCGACGCACATGCTATCGGTCGAGTGA
- a CDS encoding B12-binding domain-containing radical SAM protein, which produces MVREMVREKTALIVFPPFNTPTSPPLGAAMLKGFVERELSDWRVKVFDLNLWTFDRLLTALARGQFRLDPTAFPGGTLDAADLLNAADAFRGKNDEEFYNRPELYNRYGEIFLHFTETYTKALTEACESHHHNGGPRSPLIQDFLDAILAQKPDVVGFSMIFSNQLPVGALLGKILRKEYGLPVLFGGSCFADSAEHFLRWYPDSADIVVAGEGEDALKQFLSDPSAPEKVPGAVYFEKDGSVNKVEKAYSKGIDYYGVPDFSDTNPKEYFSPSPVIPLLLSRGCYWRRCTFCVHYRSAGLTYRMHSMDFTIKMLRGFVAQGIRHFAFIDEMISPPHFEKLARAIKEAELDIAYYALTKPTKEFTSEKLLEVAESGCKYLLWGLESANQRVLDLMDKGSKIEDVSRLMKRSYAAGIANHVFMICGFPTETEGEFAQTIKFLDDHKDYIYAIHRGTFGLEPESPIFEHPEKFGITKKWLIKDTSTGGRWGYEVSSGMSREEAARVFVGVQPFLRAFNPYARFLANYRDHALLIYDRLGDRVQSDKRQFPTLKFAQEPLAPWRGDELESRSLMC; this is translated from the coding sequence ATGGTGCGTGAAATGGTACGCGAGAAAACGGCCCTCATCGTTTTCCCGCCGTTCAACACACCCACCTCCCCGCCGCTCGGGGCGGCCATGCTCAAGGGGTTCGTCGAACGCGAATTGTCCGACTGGCGGGTCAAGGTGTTCGACCTGAACCTGTGGACCTTCGACCGATTGCTCACGGCCCTGGCGCGCGGGCAGTTTCGGCTGGACCCCACTGCGTTCCCCGGCGGCACCCTGGACGCAGCCGACTTGCTCAACGCGGCCGACGCCTTCCGGGGCAAGAATGACGAGGAATTCTACAACCGCCCGGAATTGTACAACCGCTATGGGGAAATCTTCCTTCATTTCACCGAGACGTACACCAAGGCGCTAACCGAGGCGTGCGAGAGCCACCACCACAACGGCGGCCCGCGGTCTCCGCTGATTCAAGATTTTCTCGACGCCATTCTGGCCCAAAAGCCGGACGTGGTCGGATTCTCGATGATCTTTTCCAACCAGTTACCGGTTGGAGCACTCCTCGGAAAGATCCTGCGGAAAGAGTACGGGCTGCCGGTGCTGTTCGGCGGAAGCTGCTTCGCGGATTCGGCCGAACACTTCCTCCGCTGGTATCCGGACTCCGCGGACATCGTCGTGGCCGGCGAAGGCGAAGACGCGCTGAAACAATTTCTGTCCGACCCGTCCGCGCCTGAGAAGGTGCCCGGGGCGGTCTACTTCGAGAAGGACGGCTCGGTCAATAAGGTCGAGAAGGCGTACTCGAAGGGGATCGATTATTACGGCGTACCGGACTTCTCGGACACCAACCCGAAAGAATACTTCTCGCCGTCGCCGGTCATCCCGCTACTGCTGTCGCGTGGGTGCTACTGGCGGCGGTGTACCTTCTGCGTCCACTACCGGTCGGCCGGCTTGACGTACCGGATGCACTCGATGGATTTCACCATCAAGATGCTCCGGGGCTTCGTGGCCCAAGGTATCCGGCACTTCGCGTTCATCGACGAGATGATTTCACCGCCGCACTTCGAGAAACTGGCCCGGGCGATCAAGGAAGCCGAACTCGACATCGCGTACTACGCCCTGACCAAGCCGACCAAGGAATTCACGTCCGAAAAGCTCTTGGAGGTGGCCGAGAGCGGGTGCAAATACCTGTTGTGGGGCCTGGAAAGTGCCAACCAACGGGTTCTCGATCTGATGGACAAGGGGAGCAAGATCGAAGACGTGTCGCGGTTGATGAAGCGGTCGTACGCGGCCGGGATCGCCAACCACGTGTTCATGATCTGCGGGTTCCCGACCGAGACGGAAGGCGAATTCGCCCAGACGATCAAGTTCCTGGACGACCACAAGGATTACATTTACGCGATCCACCGGGGTACGTTCGGCCTGGAGCCGGAATCACCAATTTTTGAACACCCGGAGAAGTTCGGGATTACCAAGAAATGGCTCATTAAGGACACCTCGACCGGCGGTCGGTGGGGCTACGAGGTATCGAGCGGGATGTCTCGGGAAGAAGCGGCACGCGTGTTCGTCGGCGTCCAGCCGTTCCTGCGCGCGTTCAACCCGTATGCCCGATTCCTGGCCAATTACCGCGACCACGCACTCCTGATCTACGACCGGCTCGGCGACCGGGTGCAGTCCGACAAGCGACAATTCCCGACCCTCAAATTCGCCCAGGAACCGCTCGCCCCGTGGCGGGGCGACGAGTTGGAATCGCGATCGTTGATGTGCTAG
- a CDS encoding DUF1559 domain-containing protein — MLTFPRIRMLRGFTLIELLVVIAIIAILIGLLLPAVQKVREAAARMTCSNNLKQLALATHGFADTYTGKLPPACDTFPTSNSGGGPTAGQMFGTSIVFLLPYIEQQNLWNASYSINGNWYGINVPTNGGNVRIKTFVCPSDPSVGSAASVQWSGTNWGQGDCSYAANFQVFGVPGFTSGGNPPEQYFWGKSTFPASLPDGTSNTILYVEKYAGCGSPGSGGNLWAWGWDAYLGPLYAAGVTGPQTWQQSPNPWQSNCNPLLASSAHTGVMNAGLADGSVRTLSQSMSANTFWLATVPNDGTPLPSDW; from the coding sequence GTGTTGACCTTTCCCCGCATACGCATGTTGCGTGGCTTCACATTGATCGAATTGTTGGTGGTTATTGCGATTATTGCGATTTTGATCGGGCTGCTTTTGCCGGCCGTTCAAAAGGTCCGGGAAGCTGCGGCCCGCATGACTTGTAGTAACAACCTCAAACAGTTGGCTCTTGCCACTCACGGCTTTGCCGACACGTACACCGGGAAACTCCCCCCGGCCTGTGACACATTCCCCACCAGCAACAGTGGCGGCGGTCCGACGGCGGGACAAATGTTCGGCACCTCAATCGTGTTTTTGCTCCCGTACATCGAACAACAGAATCTTTGGAACGCATCGTATTCCATCAACGGCAACTGGTACGGCATTAACGTCCCGACCAACGGCGGCAACGTGCGAATCAAGACGTTTGTTTGCCCGTCCGACCCGAGTGTGGGGTCAGCCGCGAGTGTTCAGTGGAGTGGGACCAACTGGGGGCAGGGTGATTGTAGCTACGCGGCGAATTTCCAGGTGTTCGGCGTCCCGGGCTTCACCAGCGGGGGAAACCCGCCCGAACAGTATTTCTGGGGCAAGAGTACATTTCCCGCGTCCTTGCCGGACGGAACCTCGAACACGATTCTGTACGTCGAGAAATATGCCGGGTGCGGGAGCCCCGGTAGTGGCGGCAACTTGTGGGCTTGGGGTTGGGACGCTTACCTCGGGCCGCTGTACGCGGCCGGGGTTACTGGTCCGCAAACCTGGCAGCAGTCGCCCAACCCCTGGCAGTCGAATTGCAACCCACTTCTGGCGTCTAGTGCGCACACCGGCGTCATGAACGCCGGCCTCGCGGACGGGAGTGTTCGCACTCTGTCTCAGAGCATGAGTGCCAACACGTTCTGGCTGGCCACGGTCCCCAACGACGGCACCCCGCTGCCGAGCGACTGGTAA
- a CDS encoding carboxypeptidase-like regulatory domain-containing protein: MSLLSTGCGEKTGSVSGKVSYQGKPLAGGYISFLTQGEKSVMKSGQVGVDGSYSIPDVPAGPTKITVQSLSSRNLAVVKGQQSSDSQPKPQSVTLPPKYSNADKSDLSLDVKPGQQTYDIDLK; this comes from the coding sequence GTGAGTTTGTTGTCGACGGGGTGTGGCGAGAAAACAGGTTCGGTATCGGGTAAGGTCTCCTACCAGGGCAAGCCGCTAGCCGGTGGTTACATCAGCTTTCTGACCCAGGGCGAGAAATCCGTGATGAAATCCGGCCAGGTCGGGGTGGACGGGAGTTACTCCATCCCCGACGTACCCGCCGGCCCGACCAAGATCACGGTTCAGAGCCTCTCGTCCCGCAATTTGGCCGTGGTCAAGGGGCAACAATCGAGCGATTCGCAGCCGAAGCCGCAATCCGTCACGTTACCCCCGAAGTATAGCAACGCCGACAAAAGCGACCTGTCGTTGGATGTCAAACCCGGCCAGCAAACGTACGATATCGATCTGAAATAG
- a CDS encoding ISAzo13 family transposase (programmed frameshift), whose protein sequence is MELTDGFKATLAETARMLRGSQRRLFMARTVQSLGAGGQRRAETEFGWNRVTIRKGMHELRSGITCCDAPTARGRARAEEKLPRLLADIRDIAKGFSQTDPQFRNRRLYTRLTAEELRRQLIEQKGYQTAELPTPRTLRTKLNDLGFHLTKVAKCKPKKKIKQTDAIFAKLKVVNRSADEAETVLRLSWDAKAAVKIGDFSRGGKNRLERKGADHDFQPKGILNPSGIFLPQWDDLHLYFTASAVTSDFIVDVLERWWGSNRQRFPRVDTLVINQDNGPELHSRRTQFLKRMVQFARDQALRIRLAYYPPYHSKYNAIEHCWGILENHWNGELLDDVDAVLEFARTMTWNGKKPEVELLCGTYRKGIRLSPRQMKVVEKHVTRDAELGKWFLDIDGPSLRLG, encoded by the exons ATGGAACTTACGGATGGGTTCAAAGCCACTCTCGCCGAAACGGCAAGAATGCTTCGCGGCTCGCAGCGCCGGCTGTTCATGGCGCGGACGGTTCAGTCGTTGGGAGCAGGCGGACAGCGGCGGGCCGAAACGGAGTTCGGCTGGAATCGCGTGACGATTCGTAAGGGGATGCACGAACTGCGGTCCGGTATCACCTGTTGCGACGCCCCCACGGCACGCGGCCGCGCCCGCGCCGAGGAGAAATTGCCGCGTTTGCTCGCCGACATCCGGGACATCGCCAAAGGATTCAGTCAAACGGACCCACAGTTTCGCAATCGGCGATTGTACACGCGGTTGACGGCGGAAGAACTGCGCCGGCAACTGATCGAACAGAAGGGATATCAGACGGCGGAACTGCCGACGCCGCGGACATTGCGCACGAAGCTCAATGACTTGGGGTTTCACCTGACCAAGGTGGCCAAGTGCAAACCCA AAAAAAAGATCAAGCAGACCGACGCCATCTTCGCGAAGTTGAAAGTGGTCAATCGGTCCGCGGACGAAGCGGAAACGGTGTTGCGTTTGTCGTGGGATGCCAAGGCCGCCGTGAAAATCGGCGATTTTTCGCGTGGAGGCAAGAATCGGCTGGAGCGGAAGGGGGCGGACCACGATTTCCAACCGAAAGGGATATTGAATCCGTCTGGGATCTTTTTGCCGCAATGGGACGACCTGCACTTGTATTTCACGGCGTCGGCGGTCACGAGTGACTTCATCGTCGATGTGTTGGAACGGTGGTGGGGGAGCAACCGTCAGCGGTTCCCACGTGTGGATACGCTGGTGATCAACCAGGACAACGGCCCCGAGCTTCACAGTCGACGCACACAGTTTTTGAAGCGGATGGTGCAGTTTGCGCGGGACCAGGCGTTGCGGATTCGGCTGGCCTATTACCCGCCGTACCACAGCAAGTACAACGCGATCGAACATTGCTGGGGCATCTTGGAAAACCACTGGAACGGCGAACTGTTGGACGATGTGGACGCGGTTCTGGAATTTGCCCGAACCATGACGTGGAACGGCAAAAAGCCCGAAGTCGAGCTGCTGTGTGGGACCTACAGGAAAGGCATTCGTCTCTCGCCACGCCAAATGAAAGTGGTCGAGAAACACGTGACACGCGATGCCGAACTCGGAAAATGGTTCCTCGATATCGACGGACCAAGTTTGCGGCTGGGATAA
- a CDS encoding FG-GAP repeat domain-containing protein: protein MYFFPGSLHNDGAGHFSDITRSASVSNPLWGASAAFFDYDRDGWLDIVLVNYLDYDPSRPCTNGSGQRDYCGPAVFGRTATKLFHNHGRGPTVRSGLKT from the coding sequence ATCTATTTCTTTCCGGGTTCCTTACACAACGACGGGGCCGGTCATTTCAGTGATATCACCCGGTCCGCCAGCGTCTCGAACCCTCTGTGGGGGGCTTCGGCCGCGTTCTTCGATTACGACCGGGACGGCTGGCTCGACATCGTCCTGGTCAACTACCTGGATTACGACCCGTCCCGGCCGTGTACCAACGGTAGCGGGCAACGGGATTATTGCGGACCTGCCGTCTTCGGCAGAACGGCCACAAAACTGTTTCACAACCACGGCCGGGGGCCGACGGTCAGGTCCGGTTTGAAGACGTGA
- a CDS encoding CRTAC1 family protein — protein MTATAGLAQMTGPGLGVVCADFDGDGWPDIFVANDGKPNRLWINQKGKAFKEEAVFRGLAFNNMGQAQAGMGVALGDADGDGLFDVFVTHLTDETNTLWRQKPRGSFRDSTLGANLAETKSRGTGFGTVFGDFDCDGRLDLAVVNGRVYLGEPRNEAALGPFWARFAETNRVWAGEGDGRFQERTSAEVAFAGAGAVARGLIAADVDNDGWLDLIVTNVAGPAKLYRNVAPRNGHWLSVRVWDPKLRREAYGATVAVHAGGKKWTRWVNPGQGYLCSQDSRAHFGLGSVDRIDSVEIDWPDGSREQFRDVSAGRPLRVDEAMTLSRGEGTKLP, from the coding sequence GTGACGGCGACGGCGGGCTTGGCCCAGATGACCGGACCGGGTCTCGGCGTGGTCTGCGCCGACTTCGATGGCGACGGCTGGCCGGACATCTTCGTCGCCAACGACGGTAAGCCGAACCGTCTTTGGATCAACCAAAAGGGCAAAGCGTTCAAGGAAGAAGCGGTGTTCCGGGGTCTCGCGTTTAACAATATGGGTCAGGCCCAGGCCGGCATGGGGGTGGCACTGGGAGACGCGGACGGCGACGGGCTGTTCGACGTATTCGTGACACACCTGACCGACGAAACGAACACGTTGTGGCGTCAAAAGCCGCGGGGCTCGTTTCGGGACAGCACGCTCGGCGCGAACCTGGCCGAAACGAAGTCCCGCGGTACGGGGTTCGGCACCGTCTTCGGCGACTTCGATTGCGACGGGCGGCTCGACTTGGCCGTGGTCAACGGCCGGGTCTACCTCGGGGAACCGCGGAACGAGGCGGCACTCGGGCCGTTCTGGGCGCGGTTCGCGGAGACCAATCGCGTGTGGGCCGGAGAGGGCGACGGGCGATTTCAGGAGCGTACCTCCGCCGAGGTCGCGTTCGCCGGCGCCGGCGCCGTGGCCCGGGGGTTGATCGCCGCCGACGTCGATAACGACGGGTGGCTCGACCTGATCGTGACCAACGTGGCCGGCCCGGCCAAACTGTACCGCAACGTCGCCCCCCGGAACGGTCACTGGCTGAGCGTCCGGGTGTGGGATCCGAAACTTCGGCGCGAGGCTTACGGGGCGACGGTCGCGGTCCACGCCGGTGGCAAGAAATGGACCCGCTGGGTGAACCCCGGGCAGGGGTATCTGTGTAGCCAGGATTCGCGAGCGCATTTCGGCCTGGGCAGTGTCGATCGCATCGACTCGGTGGAAATCGACTGGCCCGACGGCTCGCGCGAACAGTTCCGCGATGTCTCCGCGGGGCGGCCCCTTCGCGTCGACGAAGCGATGACCCTGTCGCGGGGCGAGGGGACGAAACTCCCATGA